The following are encoded in a window of Sminthopsis crassicaudata isolate SCR6 chromosome 5, ASM4859323v1, whole genome shotgun sequence genomic DNA:
- the LOC141545195 gene encoding sterile alpha motif domain-containing protein 9-like, with translation MDEQLTLPENTDDWTIEDVYQWVTGKLKLNPEYGEILKKEEVNGMSLKRCVKQDLIDMGIKHGPALQIINMFKELNSECFKQTLGEKDGQKTEDQCVTQEKNRKGKRNQTDPKIDTNPKPKEAYESSETEPSKETESHPQETEDDLPYTGRPCSPYPFDNFHKSFRYKEHDVIIQPETGLLNFIDPAHEFKALTETEGATKKDIEMKFSNEVFRFASACMNCRTNGTIHFGVKDKPHGEIVGVKVTKEDKSKFTEHFYKKIEDYFGKEGVEEAKQCIRPPRFVEVLPKNNIVSDRFVIEIDIVPKHSICVKKYFPIKMQTCENNKWEKNAEFSLFVRDGASSKDIYANAKQKDRQLKEFLTHLESWDESRKAAEDSRPKERKTECEGQKLTHLLTRDQDLDNSYYDWYILVVNKSHPNQIEHLDFLKEIRWLAVLEFDPESLKNGVAKAYRTTRAANLHFPNQYQDNTTSVTEKIENLNLFKQPSWIFCNGRTDINTEEYQPLELSLWLKKRASTVRKVISFLTCEDVMQPERFLVVFLLLSPVEDPKDPLIETFSTFYQELGGMDDILSISVDPQIGSQWKDLLQVRFSTTDLTNRCVATLNLEQLNGTILTLKPQTESPLRFLPSNGSSIILQKKDEDDMTALRILCVNECKDTDKEKDKAKFTEFQKSKEKHFYLGGKVSWWNFYFSSENYSLPFIKRDSYQKLEEMIQSLANSPRESCAEVINLYHHPGCGGTTLAMHVLWELKNKFRCAVLENKTADFEDIAIQVVTLLTYCSDNQHYLPVLLLVDDFEEQESVSDLCNHINSAMEEAYILYETPLVIILNCMRSQSPEKDAKNPDSVAVVNKLSDKEQRAFDSKFTEIEKKHQNCKDFYSFMIMKKNFDEKYIENVVKHILKGLNIYSKEGELISFLSLINAYISDSNISVAQCEKFLGLNDQREYRNRRRLEDKMGTYSTILICTKEVDCGRNEGVRIIHPLIARNCLKELKLTSEMAKSDIALKLLKENIFYEPGRRRDKFVRTIQLLLLKRQKEYTKEATNPKKDITTLFSPFIMDVQKEEGNDQVHNVLCEGTIRFEHYALIYQTLARHCYINENNFRGAIIWAEEAMKRSPKNSFVSDTLGQVYKSQLIFHKDKMQQGKIVSPQELADLLNIAVKASNAFKESQQHNENRDPENGQPHKSKRRGGMYNTSCYLGEIEVCMQVIQLLEKIPLVGERKESSKRLIIQLFYGKNDLFSDPSFHQNEYYPVIKKHILYLNGLHRRLKKTFDTLQDYFSLLKVRDNEREIVEEKNHAKMKGLLRQYISIFFNSGIGQSVMTSFGKSLQELAYWRKLEASNAVRFSGLLKYLTENQKDVMENIVKMYTFLVEKANSTQTREKQNFILSNIILNCLKPTSIVIQPLDKLKEILQEVLQEVGLNYSYPDPFFLATLLFWPENQQLDQNSRQIEKYITSLRKSFKEKYGQMCWAKQPFTHFYLGKGSGLNKLIHRVKIEQCFQNEADLRALWQRGDVWREEKVKDLLLRLTGRVENDLIYIDYRIKENLAIPVQPAFLSQIRRGRSMEKVSFYLGFSTAGPIAYDIKNI, from the coding sequence ATGGATGAACAGTTGACTCTGCCTGAAAACACAGATGACTGGACAATTGAAGATGTTTATCAGTGGGTAACAGGAAAACTTAAGCTTAATCCAGAATATGGGGAGATcttgaaaaaggaagaagtaaatggAATGAGTTTAAAACGGTGTGTTAAACAAGATCTTATTGACATGGGCATAAAACATGGACCTGCCCTCCAAATAATAAATATGTTCAAGGAATTGAATTCTGAATGTTTTAAGCAGACATTGGGAGAAAAAGATGGTCAAAAAACTGAAGACCAGTGTGTGACacaggagaaaaatagaaaaggcaaaaggaatCAAACAGACCCAAAGATAGATACCAACCCTAAACCCAAGGAAGCCTATGAGTCATCAGAGACCGAGCCTTCTAAAGAAACGGAAAGCCACCCCCAAGAAACAGAGGATGATCTGCCATACACAGGGCGGCCATGTTCACCTTATCCTTTTGACAACTTCCATAAAAGCTTTCGTTATAAAGAGCATGATGTAATTATCCAACCTGAAACAGGATTACTCAATTTCATCGATCCAGCCCATGAGTTTAAGGCTCTGACTGAGACAGAGGGAGCTACAAAGAAAGACATTGAGATGAAATTTAGCAATGAAGTCTTTCGATTTGCTTCAGCGTGCATGAATTGCCGCACCAATGGCACTATCCATTTTGGAGTAAAGGACAAACCTCATGGAGAAATTGTTGGGGTGAAAGTCACTAAGGAAGATAAAAGTAAATTTACTGAGCACTTCTATAAGAAGATCGAGGACTATTTCGGTAAGGAGGGAGTTGAGGAAGCAAAGCAGTGCATTAGGCCACCAAGGTTTGTGGAAGTCTTACCGAAGAACAATATCGTATCAGATAGATTTGTTATTGAAATAGACATCGTTCCAAAACACTCCATTtgtgtaaaaaaatatttcccaattaagaTGCAAACTTGTGAAAAtaataaatgggagaaaaatgCTGAATTCTCTCTATTTGTGAGGGATGGTGCTAGTTCTAAAGACATCTATGCTAATGCAAAGCAAAAGGATAGACAACTGAAAGAATTTTTAACACATTTAGAATCATGGGATGAGTCCAGAAAAGCAGCAGAAGACTCTCgaccaaaggaaaggaaaacagaatgtgAGGGACAAAAGCTGACTCATCTTCTCACAAGAGACCAAGACTTAGATAATTCTTACTATGACTGGTACATTCTGGTGGTAAATAAGAGTCACCCAAATCAAATTGAGCACTTGGACTTCCTAAAGGAAATTAGATGGCTTGCTGTGTTGGAGTTTGATCCTGAATCTTTGAAGAATGGGGTTGCTAAAGCTTATAGAACGACCCGAGCAGCTAATCTTCACTTTCCAAATCAATACCAAGACAATACAACCTCAGttactgaaaaaattgaaaatctgaATCTTTTTAAGCAACCCAGCTGGATCTTCTGCAACGGCAGGACAGATATTAACACAGAAGAATATCAACCTTTAGAACTTAGTTTATGGCTTAAAAAGAGAGCCTCTACAGTCCGGAAAGTAATTTCATTCCTTACATGTGAAGACGTGATGCAACCTGAAAGGTTTTTAGTAGTTTTTCTATTGCTTTCTCCAGTCGAGGATCCTAAAGATCCTTTGATCGAGACATTTTCTACTTTCTACCAGGAATTAGGGGGAATGGATGACATACTGTCTATCTCAGTAGATCCACAAATAGGTTCACAATGGAAAGATCTTTTGCAAGTCAGATTCTCAACTACTGACCTCACAAACAGATGTGTTGCTACTTTAAATCTTGAACAGTTAAATGGCACTATCCTTACACTAAAACCTCAGACTGAATCTCCTTTAAGATTTTTGCCATCAAATGGTTCTTCTATTATTCTTCAGAAGAAAGATGAAGACGATATGACAGCACTGAGAATCCTCTGTGTAAATGAATGCAAAGatacagacaaagagaaagataagGCAAAATTCACTGAATTTCAAAAATCcaaagagaaacatttttatCTAGGTGGAAAAGTTTCATGGtggaatttctatttttcctctgaaaactatTCTTTACCTTTTATCAAAAGGGATAGTTATCAAAAACTTGAAGAGATGATACAATCTTTAGCGAATTCCCCTAGAGAATCTTGTGCAGAAGTGATCAATTTGTATCATCATCCAGGCTGTGGAGGGACCACATTAGCAATGCATGTCCTCTGGGAACTGAAGAATAAATTCCGATGTGCTGTGTTGGAAAACAAAACAGCTGACTTTGAAGATATCGCTATACAGGTGGTGACTTTACTCACTTATTGCTCAGACAACCAACATTACTTGCCTGTGCTCCTGCTGGTAGATGATTTTGAAGAGCAAGAATCTGTGTCTGATTTGTGCAATCACATTAACTCAGCCATggaagaagcttatattctatatgAAACACCTTTagttataattctaaattgcatgAGATCCCAGAGCCCAGAAAAGGATGCTAAAAATCCTGATAGTGTTGCGGTAGTTAACAAACTTTCTGACAAAGAGCAAAGGGCATTTGATTCCAAATTTACGGAAATTGAAAAGAAGCACCAAAACTGCAAAGACTTTTATTCCTTTATGATCATGAAGAAAAATTTTGATGAGAAATACATTGAGAATGTTGTAAAACACATCCTGAAAGGGTTGAATATTTATAGTAAAGAAGGAGAATtaatctcttttctgtctctgattAATGCTTACATTTCTGATTCTAACATCTCTGTGGCACAGTGTGAGAAGTTCTTAGGATTAAACGACCAAAGGGAATATAGGAACAGAAGACGCTTGGAAGACAAAATGGGGACTTACTCCACAATTCTTATCTGTACCAAAGAGGTAGATTGTgggaggaatgaaggagtccGTATCATTCATCCCTTAATTGCCAGAAACTGTTTAAAAGAACTGAAACTTACTTCTGAAATGGCAAAGAGTGATATTGCACtgaaactattaaaagaaaatatcttttatgAACCTGGAAGAAGAAGAGATAAATTTGTACGAACTATACAATTGCTGCTactgaaaagacagaaagaatacACTAAAGAAGCAACAAACCCAAAGAAGGACATAActactttattttctccttttattatgGATGTccagaaagaagaagggaatgaTCAGGTTCATAATGTCTTATGTGAAGGAACCATCAGATTTGAGCATTATGCATTGATCTATCAAACCTTAGCAAGACATTgttatattaatgaaaataattttcgaGGTGCCATTATTTGGGCAGAGGAAGCAATGAAGAGAAGTCCAAAGAATTCCTTTGTCTCTGATACACTTGGTCAAGTCTACAAAAGCCAGCTTATCTTCCATAAGGATAAAATGCAACAAGGGAAGATTGTATCTCCTCAGGAACTGGCAGATCTCCTAAATATAGCAGTGAAAGCTTCAAATGCTTTCAAAGaatctcagcaacacaatgagaACAGAGACCCCGAAAATGGGCAACCTCATAAATCTAAAAGGAGAGGTGGGATGTATAATACATCGTGTTACTTGGGAGAAATAGAGGTTTGCATGCAGGTAATTCAGCTTTTAGAGAAAATTCCCCTTGTTGGTGAAAGAAAGGAGTCATCTAAAAGGCTCATCATCCAacttttttatggaaaaaatgatcttttttcagATCCTTCATTTCATCAGAATGAGTATTATCCAGTAATTAAAaagcatattttgtatttaaatggtCTTCATCGTCgtttgaaaaaaacttttgatacTCTTCAAGACTACTTTTCTCTTCTGAAAGTAAGAGATAATGAAAGGGaaattgtggaagaaaaaaaccaTGCTAAAATGAAAGGGTTACTCAGACAGTATATAAGTATATTCTTCAATTCAGGAATCGGGCAATCAGTGATGACATCGTTTGGCAAATCACTCCAAGAGCTGGCATATTGGAGAAAGTTGGAAGCCTCTAATGCAGTTAGATTTTCTGGACTGCTAAAGTATCTCACTGAAAATCAGAAAGATGTAATGGAAAACATAGTAAAGATGTACACATTCCTGGTAGAAAAAGCAAATTCAACACAGACAAGGGAAAAACAGAATTTCATCTTGAGCAACATAATTCTTAATTGTTTGAAGCCTACTTCAATAGTCATACAGCCACTTGATAAACTAAAAGAAATACTTCAAGAGGTTTTGCAAGAAGTAGGGCTAAATTATTCCTATCCAGATCCTTTCTTCTTAGCCACTCTCTTGTTCTGGCCTGAAAATCAGCAACTGGATCAGAATTCCAGACAGATAGAAAAGTATATCACATCACTGAGAAAATCCTTTAAGGAGAAATACGGTCAGATGTGTTGGGCTAAGCAACCATTCACACATTTCTACCTTGGAAAGGGCAGCGGCCTCAATAAACTCATTCACAGAGTAAAAATTGAGCAGTGCTTCCAGAATGAAGCAGATCTAAGGGCCCTTTGGCAGCGTGGAGATgtgtggagagaagagaaagtgaaagaccTTTTGCTTCGTCTCACTGGCAGGGTTGAAAATGATTTGATCTATATAGACTACAGAATTAAAGAAAACTTGGCAATTCCAGTACAGCCTGCTTTCCTGAGTCAGATAAGACGTGGCCGAAGCATGGAGAAAGTTTCTTTCTACCTGGGATTTTCCACTGCAGGCCCAATTGcttatgatataaaaaatatttaa